ATCGGGCTTTGCGCCCTCGGGCTCATGCTGCCAACCCTTAGTGTTGCTGCCGACCCGGTAAAGATAGGCATGATCACGACCCTTTCGACCAAGGCCGGGTATCTTGGCGAGGAGATACGTGACGGTTTCCAGCTGGCCATCGACCAGGAAGGCGGAAAACTGGGTGGCGCCGCCGTGGAACTCCTTGTTGAAGACGACGGAGCCAAGCCGGAAAAAGGCAAGCAGATTGCCGAACGCTTCGCCCAGAAAGACGGGGTGAAGATCATGACCGGCATTGTCTTCTCCAATGTGGCCATGGCCGTGGTGCCGAAGATCATCAAGGAAGACGTGCTATATCTCAGTGCCAACGCCGGGCCTTCCGATCTGGCCGGGGCCGGCTGTGATCCCAATTATTTCAGCGTTGCCTACCAGAACGACAATCTCGACGAGGTCGTCGGCCAGTATGTCACCGAAGCCGGCCATAAGAATGTCTATCTGCTCGCTCCCAACTACCCCGCCGGCAAAGACCATCTTGCCGGATTTAAACGATATTATAAAGGTGCCCTCGCCGGTGAGGTGTACACCAAGCTCGATCAGGCCGATTATGCAGCGGAGATCGCCACCATCCGCGATGCCAAGCCCGATGCGGTATTCTTTTTCCTGCCCGGCGGCATGGGCATCAATTTTATCAAACAATACGCCCAAGCCGGCCTGAAGGAGACCATTCCCCTCTACGGCCCGGCATTCTCCTTTGACGAACGATTGCTTGCCGCTGTCGGCGATGCGGCCCTCGGTGTCAAAAACGGCTCGCAGTGGACCCATGATCTCGACTATCCCGCCAACAAGGAATTCGTCGCCGCCTTCAAGAAGGCCTATAATCGCACCCCGACCCTCTACGCCAGCCAGGGCTATGATACCGCCCGGTTGATCTCCTCCGCCCTCAAAGCGACCGGCGGCAAGTCCGACCTTGCAGCCCTTCGACCGGCGCTGAAAAAGGCCGAATTCGCCTCGGTACGTGGCAACTTCGCCTTTGGCAACAATCAGCACCCGATCCAGGACATCTATATCCGCGAGGTGGTGAAGACCGAGACCGGTTTCACCAACAAGACGGTCAAGAAGGTCTTCGCCAAGCATGTCGATGCCTATGCGAAAGAGTGCAAGATGCAGTAGTATTCTGATTTAATGAAATAATCTCAAAAGCTATCTCCCTAGGATAACACGAAAACCTAAAGGTTAAGGGGGCCCTCGGGCCCCCGTTTTTTATGCTCCTCGTCATTGAACAACTTCTCAACGGCCTGCAACTGGGGATCACCCTGTTTCTGATGTCGGCCGGCTTGACCCTGGTCTTTGGCATCATGCAGATCATCAATCTGGCGCATGGTTCCTTTTATATGATCGGGGCCTATGTCGGGGCGACGGTTGCGGCGCGCAGTGGTTCCTTCCTCCTGGCGGTGGTGGCGGGAGTTGCGGCGGCGGCGGTCGTCGGCGCAGTTGTTGAGGTGCTCGTTCTTCGCCATCTCTATAAACGCCAGCATCTTGACCAGGTGCTGGCCACCTTTGGCCTGATCATGTTCTTCAATGAGCTGATCCGCGTCATTTGGGGCCGCCAGCCCTTGTTTATGAGTATCCCCGCCGGTCTGTCGAAAAGCATTCAAATCATGCCCGGCCTGCCGTACCCGACCTACCGCCTGGCGGTGATCGGTATCGGTCTTTTGGTCGCGGTCTTTTTGTGGCTGATGTTCGCCAAGACCCGGATCGGCATGCAGATCCGCGCCGGTTCCAGCAACCGCGAGATGGTTGGCGCCCTCGGTGTCAATATCAACCTGCTCTACACCCTGGTCTTTGGTCTGGGGGCACTCCTGGCTGGGCTTGCCGGGGTCATGGCCGGGCCGATCCTGGCCGTTGAGGCGGGGATGGGCGAGAGCATCCTTATTCTCACCTTCGTCGTTATCGTCATCGGCGGTATCGGCTCGATTCGCGGGGCGGTGGTCGGGGCCCTTCTCGTCGGCATGGTCGATACCCTTGGCCGGGCCTTCCTG
This DNA window, taken from Desulforhopalus sp., encodes the following:
- a CDS encoding ABC transporter substrate-binding protein, translating into MKKLVIGLCALGLMLPTLSVAADPVKIGMITTLSTKAGYLGEEIRDGFQLAIDQEGGKLGGAAVELLVEDDGAKPEKGKQIAERFAQKDGVKIMTGIVFSNVAMAVVPKIIKEDVLYLSANAGPSDLAGAGCDPNYFSVAYQNDNLDEVVGQYVTEAGHKNVYLLAPNYPAGKDHLAGFKRYYKGALAGEVYTKLDQADYAAEIATIRDAKPDAVFFFLPGGMGINFIKQYAQAGLKETIPLYGPAFSFDERLLAAVGDAALGVKNGSQWTHDLDYPANKEFVAAFKKAYNRTPTLYASQGYDTARLISSALKATGGKSDLAALRPALKKAEFASVRGNFAFGNNQHPIQDIYIREVVKTETGFTNKTVKKVFAKHVDAYAKECKMQ
- a CDS encoding branched-chain amino acid ABC transporter permease; the encoded protein is MLLVIEQLLNGLQLGITLFLMSAGLTLVFGIMQIINLAHGSFYMIGAYVGATVAARSGSFLLAVVAGVAAAAVVGAVVEVLVLRHLYKRQHLDQVLATFGLIMFFNELIRVIWGRQPLFMSIPAGLSKSIQIMPGLPYPTYRLAVIGIGLLVAVFLWLMFAKTRIGMQIRAGSSNREMVGALGVNINLLYTLVFGLGALLAGLAGVMAGPILAVEAGMGESILILTFVVIVIGGIGSIRGAVVGALLVGMVDTLGRAFLPAILRTMLSAATADSAAASLSSMAIYILMAAILVWKPRGLFPAHG